The Candidatus Deferrimicrobiaceae bacterium genome includes the window CCGAGGAGAGAATGGTGATGAACACGGACGAGGCGAAATAGAGGAGGGCGATCACGCCGAGGGTGGCCAGAAGGGTCAGGCTCGCCCCTGTTGCTCGGTCCAGCGAGATTCTCCGCATGGGAATACTCTACCCTTTTTCCCCCTCCGCCACACCCGCATTTTGTGATATGAATGCCGGAAACGGTGCAAATGCGGGAGGGAAAAGGAAGGGACCATGGCCACCGTTTCCCACTCCATCGAGATCCGGGTCCGGTTCGGCGAGACCGACCCGTACGGCGTGGCGTACTTCGCCGCCATCCTCGACTACTTCAAGAGGGGAATGGACGAGTTCCTCCGGTCGCGGGGACTTTCCCCCGACGGCGTCTACCGGAACGTCCGGAGGAGTTTCGGCTTCCCCGTGATCGCGACCCAGTGCCGGTACCGGTCCCCCGTGCGGTTCGACGACCTGCTCACCCTGCGGACCCGGGTCGTCCGGGTCGAGGAGAAGGGGGCGACGTTCGGGTTCTCCCTTTTCCGGACCGTGGAGGGGAAGGACCTCCT containing:
- a CDS encoding thioesterase family protein; protein product: MATVSHSIEIRVRFGETDPYGVAYFAAILDYFKRGMDEFLRSRGLSPDGVYRNVRRSFGFPVIATQCRYRSPVRFDDLLTLRTRVVRVEEKGATFGFSLFRTVEGKDLLAAEGKISCRSIDASWKPIPIPKDLKKTLTG